In a genomic window of Halobiforma lacisalsi AJ5:
- the cutA gene encoding divalent-cation tolerance protein CutA, with the protein MSHLAVSIGVPDESDANELSRLLVENRLAAGTRITSGTSHYRWDGEVTERTYWTVTAFTHSAQLSALYEFVENRHDDDLPGITRTEIDADDEYLRWIRESVGSSESPSG; encoded by the coding sequence ATGTCACACCTCGCAGTCAGTATCGGCGTTCCGGACGAGTCGGACGCTAACGAACTGTCGCGGTTACTCGTCGAAAACCGGCTCGCCGCGGGAACCCGGATCACGTCGGGCACGAGTCACTACCGGTGGGACGGAGAAGTCACCGAACGAACGTACTGGACGGTGACCGCGTTCACCCACTCGGCACAACTCTCCGCGCTGTACGAGTTCGTCGAAAATCGCCACGACGACGACCTGCCCGGGATCACCCGCACCGAAATCGACGCGGATGACGAGTATCTCCGCTGGATCCGAGAATCGGTTGGTTCTAGCGAGTCGCCCTCCGGGTAA
- a CDS encoding universal stress protein, with amino-acid sequence MDLLVALDDSEPGWAALEYALEEHPEADITVTHVVDLSESGYGEFAHLGSDAMAERRRERAEELFEEARERATEREPPAEIETELLEGPPATEIIEVAAERGVDRVFVGSHGRTGVSRILLGSVAERIARRAPVPVTIVR; translated from the coding sequence ATGGACCTGCTCGTCGCGCTCGACGACTCCGAACCCGGCTGGGCCGCACTCGAGTACGCGCTCGAGGAACACCCGGAGGCCGACATCACGGTAACCCACGTCGTCGACCTCTCGGAGAGCGGCTACGGCGAGTTCGCACACCTCGGGTCGGACGCCATGGCGGAGAGACGTCGCGAGCGGGCCGAAGAGCTGTTCGAGGAGGCCCGAGAGCGGGCGACCGAGCGGGAGCCACCGGCCGAGATCGAAACGGAACTGCTCGAGGGGCCGCCGGCGACGGAGATCATCGAGGTGGCCGCGGAGCGCGGGGTCGACCGCGTCTTCGTGGGGAGCCACGGTCGGACGGGCGTCTCCCGGATCCTGCTCGGGAGCGTGGCCGAGCGGATCGCGCGGCGTGCGCCGGTGCCGGTGACGATCGTCCGTTGA